The nucleotide window GTTGGCTGAAGCGCAGGCGACTCTGGCCAAGGCTCGCGCCACGTTGAAGTCGGCTCAGGCCACCGCCAAACGCGATGCACAGTTGGCGAAGATCGATGCCATCAGCCAGCAGGACAACGAGGATGCCCAGGCCAGTCTGCTGACCGCCGAGGCTGAGCTGCAAGTGGCCCAGGCCGGCGTGGATACCGCGCGCATCAATCTGGCCTATACCCGCATCAGCTCGCCGGTCAGCGGACGCATCGAAACCTCGACGGTCACCCCCGGTGCGCTGGTGGTGGCCAATCAGGACAGCGCACTGACCACGGTGCAGCAGTTGGACCCGATCTACGTTGACGTCACGCAATCGACCACCGAATTGCTGCGCCTCAAGCGCGACCTGGCCAGCGGCGTGCTGCAAAGCAACGGCGAGGGCGAAGCGCGGATCAGTCTCAAGCTCGACGACGGCAGCACCTACGCCCATGAAGGTCGCTTGAAATTCAGCGGGGTCAGCGTCAATGAGGGCACCGGCACCGTGACCCTGCGGGCGGAAATCGCCAACCCGGACCGGCTGTTGCTGCCGGGCATGTATGTGCGGGCGGTGCTGGAACAGGCGCGGGACGATCAGGCCATCCTGATTCCGCAGCAGGCAGTGACTCGCAGCGCCAGTGGCGTGACGTCGGTGTTGCTGGTGGTCAACGGCAAGGTCGAGCAACGCGTGCTGACCATCGACCGCGCCGTGGGCAACCAGTGGTGGGTCACCTCCGGCCTGACGGCGGGTGATCAGGTGATTGTCGAGGGCGGGCAGAAAGTCCGGGTCGGTGCCCCGGTGCTGGCGCAGAACCCCGGCACTCGCAGCCGCACGCTGCACTCGGCGCCTACCGCCATTGCGCAGGAGGGTTGAGCATGGCGCGGTTCTTTATCGATCGACCGATTTTTGCCTGGGTCATCGCCATCGTCATCATGCTTGCCGGGGCCTTGTCGATCAGCCAGTTGCCGCTGGAGCAGTACCCGGACATCGCGCCGCCGACGGTGCGGATCTCCGCCACCTACACCGGCGCCTCGGCCAAGACCGTGGAAGACTCGGTGACCCAGGTCATCGAACAGCAGATGAAAGGGCTGGATAACCTGACCTACATGTCGGCCTCCAGCAGTTCGGCGGGCAGCGCCAGCATCAGCCTGACCTTTGCCGCCGGCACTGACCCGGATGTGGCGCAGATGCAGGTGCAGAACAAGCTGCAACAGGCCGAGTCGCGACTGCCGCAATCGGTGCAGAGCGAAGGGCTGACCGTGACCAAGGGCGGTTCGGACTTCCTGATGATCGCCGCCCTGGCCTCCGACAACGAGAGCGTCACCGGTACCCAGATCGGCGACTACATTTCCAGCACCTTGCTGGACCAGATCAGTCGCATCGATGGCGTCGGCGACGTGCAAACCCTCGGTTCGGGATATGCCATGCGCATCTGGCTGGACCCGGCCCTGTTGGAAAAGTACGCGCTGATGCCGTCTGATATCAGTAGCGCCCTGGAAGCACAGAACACCGAAGTGTCCGCCGGCCAGCTCGGTGCCTTGCCAGCGGTGGCCGGGCAGCAACTGAACGCCACTATCAGTGCCCGCAGCAAGCTGCAAACCGCCGAAGAATTTCGCAACGTCGTGGTCAAGTCCACCAGCAAGGGTGCCGTGGTGCTGCTGGGGGATGTCGCGCGGGTCGAACTGGGCAGTGAAAGCTACGACGTGAGTTCTGCCCTCAACGGCAAACCCGCCGCCGCCATGGGCGTGCAGCTCGCCGCCGGGGCCAATGCCCTGAGCGTGGGTGAAGCCGTGAAGGCCAAGCTCAAGGAGCTGGAGCCTTTCTACCCAACGGAAATGCAGCTCAAGAACGTGATCGCTTACGACACCACACCCTTTGTCAGCCTGTCCATCGAAGAAGTGGTCAAGTCCCTGGGGGAGGCCATCGTGCTGGTGGTGCTGATCATGTTCCTGTTCCTGCAGAATCTGCGGGCCACGCTGATCCCGGCGATCACCGTGCCGGTGGTGCTGTTGGGCACCTTCGGCGTGCTGGCGCTGTTCGGCTATTCGATCAATACCCTGACCATGTTCGCCATGGTGCTGGCCATCGGCCTGTTGGTGGACGATGCCATTGTGGTGGTGGAAAACGTCGAGCGGGTGATGGGCGAGCAGGGGCTGTCGGCCCTGGCGGCGACGCGTCAGTCCATGGCGGAAATCACTAGCGCGCTGATTGGCATCGCGCTGGTCCTCAGCGCCGTGTTTATTCCCATGGCGTTTTTCGGCGGTTCCACCGGGATTATCTATCGGCAGTTTTCGGTGACCATTGTGTCGGCGATGTTGCTGTCGGTGCTGGTGGCGATGACGCTGACGCCAGCCTTGTGTGCAACCTTGCTCAAGCCGTCCGATGCCCTGGGCCATGGCGCGCAAAACGGCTTCTTCGGCTGGTTCAATCGCAGTTTCGAACGCAGCGCCAAGCGCTATCAACAATGGGTGGGCGGCATTCTTCAGCGCGGGCGTCGGAGCCTGCTGGTGTACGGGGTGATTCTGCTGGCAATGGGCGCAGGTTATGCCAGCCTGCCCACCTCGTTCTTGCCGGATGAAGACCAAGGCATCCTCATGGCGCAGATCCAGTTGCCGGTGGGCGCCACCGATAGCCGCACTCAGGCGGTGATGAAGCAGTTCGAGGGCTACATGCTTGAACAGCCGGAAGTCGAGGCGCTGATCAGCATCAGTGGCCTGGGCATGGGCGGCAACAGCCAGAACACCGGCCGGGCTTTCATCAAGCTCAAGGACTGGAGCGAGCGATCGGGGAAAGGCCAGGATGCGGCCTCGATAGCCCAGCGGGCGACCCAGGCGCTGGCGAGCATTGGCGATGCCAACGTGTTTGTCATGCAGCCGCCGGCCGTGCGCGGCCTGGGGCAAAGTTCGGGTTTTGATCTGCAACTCAAAGACCTCGGTGGTCTGGGGCATGACGCCCTGGTCGCCGCGCGGGAGCAGTTTATCGAGTTGGCGAAAGAAGACCCGCGACTGCTGGGGGTACGCAGTATTGGTCTGGACGATACACCGCAGCTCAAAGTCAGCATCGATGATCGCAAGGCCGGCGCCTTGAGCCTGAGCACCAGCGACATCAACGCCACCTTGTCCACGGCGTTGGGCGGCACTTACGTCAATGACTTCCTCAATCAGGGCCGGGTGAAGAAGGTCTACGTGCAGGGCGAGGCCTCGGCGCGCATGCAGGCGGCCGACCTGGAGCATTGGTTCGTGCGCAACAGCAACGATGAGATGGTGCCGTTTTCCTCGTTCGCCAGCAGTTCGTGGAGCTATGGCTCGCCGTTGCTGGAACGTTACAACGGCAACGCCTCGCTGGAGGTGGTTGGCGATCCGGCGCCGGGGGTGAGTTCCGGGGTCGCCATGGACGCGGTGGAAGCGATCATCAAGCAACTGCCCGAAGGCATCGGCTACGAGTGGACCGGGCAGTCTTATCAACTGCGCCTGTCCGGCTCCCAGGCACCGCTGCTGTACGGGATATCGGTGCTGTTTGTGTTCCTCTGCCTGGCGGCGTTGTACGAGAGCTGGTCGGTGCCGTTCTCGGTGATGCTGGTGGTGCCGCTGGGGGTGGTCGGCGCGGTGCTCGCGACCCGTTTCAGTGGTTTGAGCAATGACGTGTACTTCCAGGTCGGCCTGTTGACCACCGTGGGCCTGGCGGCGAAGAACGCGATTCTGATCGTCGAGTTCGCCAAGCACCTGCAAGAGCAGGGCAACAGCCTGCGGGACGCGACCCTGACCGCCGTGCGCCAACGCCTGCGACCGATTCTGATGACGTCTTTAGCCTTCATGTTCGGCGTGTTGCCACTGGCGTTGAGTTCCGGCGCCGGTTCCGCCGGGCGCCAGGCCATCGGCACCGGTGTGCTGGGGGGCATGTTCAGCGCCACGGTGCTGGGGATCTTCTTTGTGCCGTTGTTCTTCGTGCAGATCCGTCGCCGTTTCGGTCGCGTATCCACCGCATCGACCGCCCACCCAACCGTCCAGAAAGGTGATGCATGATCAAGTTTCATTGGCCATTGTTGGCCGCTCTGGCGTTGCTCAGCGGCTGTATCAACCTGGCGCCGCAGTATCAGCGCCCCGAGGCGCCGGTTTCCGGGCAATGGATGCCGGCGACCCGTATGCCTACAGGCGATGCGGCGGCGGATATCCACTGGCAGCAGTTCTTTACCGACAGTCGCCTGGCGCGCTTGCAGACCCTGGCCCTGACCAACAACCGTGACTTGCGTCTGGCCAGCCTGAACATCGAAAAGGCCCAGGCTCAATACCGCATTCAGCGGGCGGCGGCGTTTCCCGCCATCGATGCCGGCGTCAGTGGCACACACAGTCGCACACCAGGCTCGGTGTCCAGCAGCGGCGCGGCGAGTACCAGTCATGAGTACAGTGCGCAACTGGGTTTGAGCAGCTACGAGCTGGATGTGTTCGGGCGGGTGCAGAACCTTCAGGACGAAGCGCTGGAAGACTACCTGGCGCTGACCGAAACCCGGCGCAGCACCCAGATCAGTCTGGTGGCGGAAGTGGCCACGGCCTGGCTGACCCTGGCGGCGGACAACGAGCGCCTGCAACTGGCCGAAGAAACCCTGCGCAGTCAGCAGGCAACCTACGAACTGACTCAGCGCAGTCACGCCTTGGGTGGTTCTTCCGGTCTGGCCCTGGCCCAGGCGCAAACCACCGTGGAATCGGCCCGGGGCGATGCGGCGGTCTACGCCAGTCAGATTCTCCAGGACCGCAATGCCTTGCGCTTGCTGGTCGGCAGCGATATACCCGATGAGCTGCTGCCCGGCGCCAGTCTGCAATCGGCCGCGCTGCTGGTTCAGGTGCCGGATGAGTTACCGTCCAGTCAGTTGCAACGGCGCCCGGATGTCCTGGCCGCCGAACACACGCTGAAGTCGGCCAACATCGATATCGGTACGGCCCGTGCGGCGTTCTTTCCGAGCATCAGCCTGACCGCCAATGCCGGTTCCGCGAGTTCGGCCTTGTCCGGTCTGTTCAAGGCCGGCAGCGGCGCCTGGACCTTTGCCCCGAGCGTCAGCCTGCCGATCTTCGATGCCGGCAGCAATCGTGCAACGCTGGATGCGGCCAGGGTCGAGCGTGAAATCCAGGTGCAGACCTACCAGCAAACCCTGCAGACAGCCTTCAAGGAAGTGGCCGACGCCTTGGCGGTACGCAGCACCCTGGACCAACGTCTTGAAGCTCAGCAAGCCTTGACCGACGCCAGCCGTAAAAGCTTTGAACTGGCCGACGCGCTCTATCGCGGCGGCTCGCAAAGTTACCTCGAAGCCCTGGACGCCCAGCGTTCGTTGTACAGCGCGCAACAGGACTTGATCACCCTGCGACTGGCCGAGCAGAGCAACCGGGTAAGTTTGTACAAGGTGTTGGGGGGTGGCTGGAATTAAAGGTTGATGCCAGCCACGGTTGCCCTACAAACCGCTTCCAGGCCCAGAGATACCCAACCCTCTGAGCCTGGCAGCAGCGCTACTGCGTTTCCAACAACAGATGCACCTCTATGGTGGGGTTGCCCATTAGCTTCTGCGGGAACCGATCACCGATGAAGTCCTTGTTCACGGGTTCGACCCAGACGCTCAGCTGGCCGCCCTGTACAGCGGTTATCGGCAGTTTGAAATCGAAGTGGGCCAGGGCGTTGGCCACGCAGTTGGCGCATGTCTGAACCTCCACGGGCTGAAACAGTGCTTTGGAGGCGATGGTCTTTCCATCCTTCTGCAAGTGCACCGAGAAGCTGCCGGGGATCTTCAAGCGGTTCACGCCGCTGACCCGTACGTTGACCTGGTCGGCTTCGACCGAGAACCCCCTGGACGCAGCGAGCGTGCGCTGGGTCTTGGGCAGGAAGTCTACCGGCGAGGCCGCCGCTGGGGGGGCGTAGTCGACGTCGAGCTGATTCACCGAGTCAATGATCGAGAGCGTGTTCAGTTCCGGTGGGTTGCTGGTGAACGGGTTCAGGGACTGTAGCGCGGCATCGTTGAAGATCTGATAGCTGAGGGGATCGGATACGCCGTTGATGGTGGTGAGCAGGCCATGCAGGTCGGTGGCCCCCATCTTCTTCTGCCATTCCCAGAACAGCCTGTCCCAGTTGCAATGGAAGAACCAGAACACCGGGTCGAAGGCCGCCACTTCCTGATGCTGCATGGTCAGGCCGATTGAGTTGTGGCCACTGTCATGGGCGGCAATGATGGTGTCGTAGTCGGCATCGGACCAGTAACCGTGAAAGTCTTCCCAGTCAGTCTTGCTCATGGCCCGATTGATGTCGGCAGTCACGCCGTATTGCACAAGGTTCTGGGCAATCTGGTCATAGTCAAAACGTGTGGTGACGTAACCCTCGGGATACTTGGGGCCTACCGCTTGCGGCAGTATGTACTGGTCGAAGGGCGGGCTCTTGAGTACGTCGGGGAAGGGCGTGGTGATATCCCAGTAGGGCAGGGTCACGCTCTCGCAGCCGGGCACCGACCTCAGGGCGTTTTCGAAGCTGATCAGATAGGCCCGGTGCCAAGGGTTGTAGCCCGGCACATGGTGCATGCAATACGTATTGGGGGCTGGCAACCAGTGGTATCCGGCCTGCACGAAATAGCTGTTCGGGTCGCTGGGATCCTTGTCCAGGAGGGCGGAAAACGCTTTCTTGAGCAGATCGAGTTCGTAGCTGGACAGCGTGGTGATGTCCTTGCGGACCCTGCCGACAGGTGCCGCGACGCTGAACAGGGACCTGGCGGCGAAATTCGTTTCGGTGGCGTTGGCGGGGGGCGTTCCCTTTGGGTAGCCATTGTTCATCCAGTTGAGAAAGGTGCCCACCCAATCGGCAGGCCAGGGATTGCCGCGCGGCATGTTGCCCGCCGCTACCTGTTGATAGATGTTGCCGGCGTGGTCCATCATGACGTTGTAGCTGGCCAGATCAAGGCCTAGCCTGGCCATGTGTTCTCTGTCTACGGAGGTAAACAGATCGCGGATCTGCCCGTACCAGGTGGGGTTGGTGACAGGGGCTGTTGTGGAGGTAAGCGTCATGACCGACTCCTTGTCGTCAATTTTCGTGCAAAGGGATCGCCCATCAGTGCTGGTGGGTGTCCGACGGTTGATTCGAGGCGTGCTTCATACCTGCCATGCCAATGCCGCCGCCCTTGGCATTGAGGTCTGGAACGATCTGGATGTTGGTCATCATGCCGCCGTCTTCGTGGTCGAGGATGTGGCAATGGATGACGAACTCACCGATGTAGCGGTCGTAGTGCGTGCGCACCAGAACCTGGTAGTCGTTCTGCACAAAGAGGGTGTCCTTGAACTCATGCCACATGCCGCAGTACTGGTTTTGTAGCCCCAGCTCGTCGGCCGGCACCAGGCACTCGCCGTTGGGGCCGAAAATGCTCTTGGGTTTCTCGCCGGGTTTGGCGTAGAGCACGTCCATCACCTGGAACGGGTTGACGTGAATGTGAAAAATGTGGGGTTCGCCCTGTGAAGTCAGGACCCAGTCGTCTGTCGTGTTGACCTGGCGGGTGAAGTCGATGCGGTCCGGGTCATAAGACTTGTAGTTGATGAAAAATCCGAACGCACCGGTCCAGGGATCTCCCGGCTTTTGGGGGGCTGTGGCTGGCGGCGAGGGCGGGAAGGGTGGATGGCCGATGAAGAAGTCGACCTTCTGGATGTCGTCGTTGATCACCGCGCTCTTCAGATCATCCATCCCGCGCCAGGGTTTCAGGTCGCCGGTTCGCAGTCCTTCGAGGGCCGCGACAGGGAGCGATTTGTCCGCTTTGTTGGCGTCGTACAGCGCTTGCTGGATATAGCTTTGCGGATCGTCTGTCACGGCCTTGCCGCCAGACACGATGACCGTGGCCAGCAATTGAGTTTCGTTCGGGCCTTGGCCGCCCGGGCCGCCTTTGGGGCCGGCATTGGCGCGTTCAGCGGGTGTCGCCGCCTGGTTCAGCACACAGTAGGTGCCGTCGCGGGGGAACATGAGCAGCACATCACTGCGATAACCGGGTTGCAGGAAGTTGCTGCCGATGCCGCCGCTCACGCTCTTTTTGTTCACGCCGATGGGGCGGATCGCGGTGCGCGTGAGTCCGTCGGCGGCGATCTCGAACTGAGGCACGAGTTCGACCGGCTTGCTGGTGTCCGGCACGGTCGCCGGGCACAGGTCGGCGATCATGGCGGCCTGTTCCTTCGGCGTACCGCTGAGCACACCTTTCAGCGCGAGCAGGGCTTTTGGACTGGTTGTATTCATGGGCACGATCTGCAGGTTCACAGTGTCGTGGATACCCCCATGAATGAAGCGCCAGCGTTGTATTTCTCCCGCGGCGATGCCCTCAAGCGTCGGCTGGACCACGCCGTTGATGCTGGTGAACCGACCGCTCTCGTCCCAGACCGTGGCCGAGGAGAGCTGCGCATCGAAGTCTTCCACCACGCCTGTTTTCCCGCTGGGGCACGTCCAGGTGCCATCCTTCTGCATGATGTCTCCCTTGTCGTCGAAGCAGGCATAGGGGATTTGCTGGAACAGAAAGACCTGCTCGGTAATGGGGCGTCCCGAAGCGTCTTTGAGAATGGTGTCGATGTCTCCTGGCTTGCCACCGGTGTAGGGACGGTCGCCGCGGACGATCAGGGCCCCCGCGGCACCGCTGGCGACTTGCAGCGCAGTGGAGCCATGTCGATGGGCGTGGTACCAGAAGGTACCCGAAGGGTGATCGGTGGGGATGTTGACCTCGTACTCGAACCTGGTTTGCGGAGCAATGTTCAACAGCACGTTGTCACTGTTGCCCGAAGGCGAGACGTGCATCCCGTGGTAATGCAGATTGATCGTGTTGAAGCAGCCCGGCTTGCCATTCGCCGGGTCGCCTCCGCCCGGACAGCTTGGATCGTTTTTTTCCAGTTGGTTGTCCAGGTGCACACGCAGGGTGTTGCCCGGCCGCACATCGATGAGCGGCCCGGACAGGCAGCCGCCATAGGATCGCAGTTTGACCTTGTCTTTCGCGCCATCGGGATTGCCCGGGTTGTAGATCTGATTCTCGCGTTTCTGGACTTGCAGGTTCAGCTCGACGGTTTGACCGTCGCGGGTGATGTCGCCCGCGGGGTTGCAGCCTGTTTTCTCAAGCGCCAGCTCGTTCGCCTTCAGCGTGCCCGGAGGTCCTTTTTCAAGGAGTCTGGGCGGTGCCAGGAAAGGTTGTGGAGCAAGTTCGGCGAGTGCTGCCGAGGATGTCGTACAGACCATCAGCCCGGCCAAGACCATGCGAAGCAACGTCATGTTGTTCTCCCTGCGCCATTGCGCGAATGAATGCGACAGCCTGTTCGGCCGCGTGTCCTTTGATCATCTGACTTTCGTGGGGACCGGCATCAACCCTGCGGTTGCTGCACTTTTTACGGCGGACAACCTTTGCTCTTGAGCACTTGCGTGACGGTCTCGGCCATGCCGGAAAATTCACACGTGCTGCCGGCGCCAGGGGTATAGACAGGTGGCCGGGCGACGGAGGGATCGCCGCGGGTGAAGGGAGGACAAGGGTTGTACTGGAGGGTCAGTTGCACCTTTTGGGCAACGACGTCGCTGGAAATCAAGGCGATGATTTTCAGCGCCTCATCCAGTCCCGACGAGATGCCGTCGGTGATGCGTTGTCTGTCGACGACGTAACGTGGATGACCTCCACGGCGCATGGCCTGGCTGTTGCGACAAGGCGAAGCGGCGGATTTTGCCGTCTCGGTCTGCGAGGGTGCGCTGCTGGCGTACCGTCCTGGTGCGGGCATGGCTCCCTCCTTGGGGAACACCGCGCGGCGAACGCGTTTGCGTCGCCAAGTGATGAAGCTTCCTGCTAATCAGCGATGCGATGCCCGGACGGCAAGACCGGAGGTCCTGCTGCCCGGAGCCAATGTCCTGCGGGGCAGCTCTGGGGAGCATAGCCCGCACCCGTTCACGTGCAAGGTGTTTTCGTCGGCTGGTAGCCGTGCTTTTCAGAGCGGCACCCGACGCAGTCGACCGCTCAACGGGACGACGTTGTCGTCTGGCGTGGGCAGTGGCCGGCCGGCTAATCCCATGCCTTCGCTCACCAGTACCGCCCCCTCCAACAGGCACAGGTTGGAAGGGGTATCCAGGCCGCGGGCGAGCACGGCGACCTGGGCGGTTTGCAGGTTGCAGCTCAGCAGTCGCCCCGTGAAACGGGTGAAGCCTCCATGCAGTGGTTCGCCGTTCCAGTCCGGCGGCAAGGGTTGCTGAAGGCGGTCGCACAGCTCCAGGACCAGTACATTCCCCTTCGGGCACAGCGCCAGTCCGGTGGGCAGTTGCAGGCCGCGAATCAGGATCTCGATCTGCCCGCTGGCAGGCCAGACCCGAATCACCTGGCCGGCCTTATCGGTAAAGTCGATGCCCTTGCGCGAGGGGTCGCCCTGCAGCTCTCCGGAGAACAGACTGATCAGCACGGCGTCTGTCGCCGGTTCGTACACCAGGGTCACGGGGACGGCTTCCTGGCCCTGGTCCAGTTCGGGCAACTGGACCAGCACATGCTCGTCCTGTCCTGTGGTGAACTCCACCAACTGGTTGGTATCGGGTTTGACCGCCAGCCAACTGCGACGGGTCGGGTGATAGCACAGCGCATTCAGATTGCCACGGCTGTGAAACACCGGTTCGGGCGGTGTGAATTGCAGGTCCAGCAGTTTGGAACCTTCGACGTAATCGGTCTGGCTGACCAGACAGCGCCCGTCACCACAGGCGATGTCCGACAGCCCCATGATTTCATCGCGCAGCATGCGGGCCTGCATGTTCATGGCGCGAAAACCTTGCGCCAGTGTTTCGCGGGGCAGGTAGGCGCCGGGCCTGTGCGGATCCGGCCGAAGTCGACTGATGCGGCCGCTGAAGGGCTGGTCCGGCAGGCCCGAGCCGGCTTCGGTCAGCAGCAGGCTGCCATCGGCCTGCACACAAATGCCCCGAGGGTTCAGCAGGCCCTCGGCGATGATCGTGCTCGGGCGCAACGTTTCAGTCGGTTGCGCCGGGATATGAACGGGAACGGGCATAAGGTCTCTCTCCATGGACAAGGGGGCACGACTACTGCGGCGGTTGCCACGGTTCACCAGTGAGATACGCCCGGAGCAGTGCCCGCTGGCAGGGCGACATCGAGCGCACCACGGGCATGAACAGGGTGGTGCCTTTGTAGGCGTCCGAGGTGCGGGCGAGGATGGGGTTCTTGGCGCCCATGACCGCGTCGGGCTGATTGAGCGGGATGTAGCGCGACATGGCGGGGAAGGCCAGGTAGTGAAAACGCAAGACGTTCGGGTACATCAGCTCCCAGGTGATGGTGGTGCCCGCGGGGATGCCGAAGTCGGTCTGTGCGTATTTGCGAAAGCTGGTGAAGTAGCCACCGT belongs to Pseudomonas sp. B21-015 and includes:
- a CDS encoding efflux RND transporter periplasmic adaptor subunit; this encodes MSTKIFAKSLVTAAVLFSLIVLLVLSGCSPGQSAPVIEPPKVSVITVQPKSQALTTELAGRTQAFMVAEIRPQVGGIVQQRLFVEGAEVKAGQALYQLDASSYKAALAEAQATLAKARATLKSAQATAKRDAQLAKIDAISQQDNEDAQASLLTAEAELQVAQAGVDTARINLAYTRISSPVSGRIETSTVTPGALVVANQDSALTTVQQLDPIYVDVTQSTTELLRLKRDLASGVLQSNGEGEARISLKLDDGSTYAHEGRLKFSGVSVNEGTGTVTLRAEIANPDRLLLPGMYVRAVLEQARDDQAILIPQQAVTRSASGVTSVLLVVNGKVEQRVLTIDRAVGNQWWVTSGLTAGDQVIVEGGQKVRVGAPVLAQNPGTRSRTLHSAPTAIAQEG
- a CDS encoding efflux RND transporter permease subunit — protein: MARFFIDRPIFAWVIAIVIMLAGALSISQLPLEQYPDIAPPTVRISATYTGASAKTVEDSVTQVIEQQMKGLDNLTYMSASSSSAGSASISLTFAAGTDPDVAQMQVQNKLQQAESRLPQSVQSEGLTVTKGGSDFLMIAALASDNESVTGTQIGDYISSTLLDQISRIDGVGDVQTLGSGYAMRIWLDPALLEKYALMPSDISSALEAQNTEVSAGQLGALPAVAGQQLNATISARSKLQTAEEFRNVVVKSTSKGAVVLLGDVARVELGSESYDVSSALNGKPAAAMGVQLAAGANALSVGEAVKAKLKELEPFYPTEMQLKNVIAYDTTPFVSLSIEEVVKSLGEAIVLVVLIMFLFLQNLRATLIPAITVPVVLLGTFGVLALFGYSINTLTMFAMVLAIGLLVDDAIVVVENVERVMGEQGLSALAATRQSMAEITSALIGIALVLSAVFIPMAFFGGSTGIIYRQFSVTIVSAMLLSVLVAMTLTPALCATLLKPSDALGHGAQNGFFGWFNRSFERSAKRYQQWVGGILQRGRRSLLVYGVILLAMGAGYASLPTSFLPDEDQGILMAQIQLPVGATDSRTQAVMKQFEGYMLEQPEVEALISISGLGMGGNSQNTGRAFIKLKDWSERSGKGQDAASIAQRATQALASIGDANVFVMQPPAVRGLGQSSGFDLQLKDLGGLGHDALVAAREQFIELAKEDPRLLGVRSIGLDDTPQLKVSIDDRKAGALSLSTSDINATLSTALGGTYVNDFLNQGRVKKVYVQGEASARMQAADLEHWFVRNSNDEMVPFSSFASSSWSYGSPLLERYNGNASLEVVGDPAPGVSSGVAMDAVEAIIKQLPEGIGYEWTGQSYQLRLSGSQAPLLYGISVLFVFLCLAALYESWSVPFSVMLVVPLGVVGAVLATRFSGLSNDVYFQVGLLTTVGLAAKNAILIVEFAKHLQEQGNSLRDATLTAVRQRLRPILMTSLAFMFGVLPLALSSGAGSAGRQAIGTGVLGGMFSATVLGIFFVPLFFVQIRRRFGRVSTASTAHPTVQKGDA
- a CDS encoding efflux transporter outer membrane subunit, whose product is MIKFHWPLLAALALLSGCINLAPQYQRPEAPVSGQWMPATRMPTGDAAADIHWQQFFTDSRLARLQTLALTNNRDLRLASLNIEKAQAQYRIQRAAAFPAIDAGVSGTHSRTPGSVSSSGAASTSHEYSAQLGLSSYELDVFGRVQNLQDEALEDYLALTETRRSTQISLVAEVATAWLTLAADNERLQLAEETLRSQQATYELTQRSHALGGSSGLALAQAQTTVESARGDAAVYASQILQDRNALRLLVGSDIPDELLPGASLQSAALLVQVPDELPSSQLQRRPDVLAAEHTLKSANIDIGTARAAFFPSISLTANAGSASSALSGLFKAGSGAWTFAPSVSLPIFDAGSNRATLDAARVEREIQVQTYQQTLQTAFKEVADALAVRSTLDQRLEAQQALTDASRKSFELADALYRGGSQSYLEALDAQRSLYSAQQDLITLRLAEQSNRVSLYKVLGGGWN
- a CDS encoding tyrosinase family protein gives rise to the protein MTLTSTTAPVTNPTWYGQIRDLFTSVDREHMARLGLDLASYNVMMDHAGNIYQQVAAGNMPRGNPWPADWVGTFLNWMNNGYPKGTPPANATETNFAARSLFSVAAPVGRVRKDITTLSSYELDLLKKAFSALLDKDPSDPNSYFVQAGYHWLPAPNTYCMHHVPGYNPWHRAYLISFENALRSVPGCESVTLPYWDITTPFPDVLKSPPFDQYILPQAVGPKYPEGYVTTRFDYDQIAQNLVQYGVTADINRAMSKTDWEDFHGYWSDADYDTIIAAHDSGHNSIGLTMQHQEVAAFDPVFWFFHCNWDRLFWEWQKKMGATDLHGLLTTINGVSDPLSYQIFNDAALQSLNPFTSNPPELNTLSIIDSVNQLDVDYAPPAAASPVDFLPKTQRTLAASRGFSVEADQVNVRVSGVNRLKIPGSFSVHLQKDGKTIASKALFQPVEVQTCANCVANALAHFDFKLPITAVQGGQLSVWVEPVNKDFIGDRFPQKLMGNPTIEVHLLLETQ
- a CDS encoding multicopper oxidase family protein gives rise to the protein MTLLRMVLAGLMVCTTSSAALAELAPQPFLAPPRLLEKGPPGTLKANELALEKTGCNPAGDITRDGQTVELNLQVQKRENQIYNPGNPDGAKDKVKLRSYGGCLSGPLIDVRPGNTLRVHLDNQLEKNDPSCPGGGDPANGKPGCFNTINLHYHGMHVSPSGNSDNVLLNIAPQTRFEYEVNIPTDHPSGTFWYHAHRHGSTALQVASGAAGALIVRGDRPYTGGKPGDIDTILKDASGRPITEQVFLFQQIPYACFDDKGDIMQKDGTWTCPSGKTGVVEDFDAQLSSATVWDESGRFTSINGVVQPTLEGIAAGEIQRWRFIHGGIHDTVNLQIVPMNTTSPKALLALKGVLSGTPKEQAAMIADLCPATVPDTSKPVELVPQFEIAADGLTRTAIRPIGVNKKSVSGGIGSNFLQPGYRSDVLLMFPRDGTYCVLNQAATPAERANAGPKGGPGGQGPNETQLLATVIVSGGKAVTDDPQSYIQQALYDANKADKSLPVAALEGLRTGDLKPWRGMDDLKSAVINDDIQKVDFFIGHPPFPPSPPATAPQKPGDPWTGAFGFFINYKSYDPDRIDFTRQVNTTDDWVLTSQGEPHIFHIHVNPFQVMDVLYAKPGEKPKSIFGPNGECLVPADELGLQNQYCGMWHEFKDTLFVQNDYQVLVRTHYDRYIGEFVIHCHILDHEDGGMMTNIQIVPDLNAKGGGIGMAGMKHASNQPSDTHQH